In the genome of Streptomyces lydicus, the window CGACCTCGTCGGCCGTCAGGGGCAGGGGGGTCTTCTCCCGCAGTGCGCTCCACTGCGCGCGCGTCAGATCGACGTACGGGGAGCTGTCGGCGCGGCGTCGTTGCTGCGGATCGGTCGTCAGGGGCACGCGCCCATTGTGCGCAGCCGACACACGCCGTTCATATCGGGGTGTCCGGCGGAGCACCCGGAGATGAACGTCCGGGGTACCCCGGAGGTCGGTCTTGTGGATGTAGGGGAGGGCTTGGGGCTTCTCTGTCCGGGTGTCTGTACCCGAGGGTTTTTGCCCGGTACGGTCGGCGGCGGGGAGAGGCCCGGCACGTCGGGCCGAGGACGATTCAGCCGAGGACGATTCAGCCGAGGACGATTCAGGAGGTGTGTGTGGGAGCGCGTAGGGCCGGCCTGCTGGGACAGTGGCCGTGGGGGAGGACCACAAGCGTGACCGGGGGCCGGGCGGCGGATGCCGGCTCGGACGGATTCGCCGCGCGGGTGTACGCCGAGCTGGCGGAGGATCTGCCGGACGAGGACCTGGGCGAGGATTTGGGTGACTTCCTGGAGCGCCACGAGCCGGGCAGCGAACTCGGGGCGGACGCGGAGGCGGACGAGGAGTTCCTGGAGACGGTGCGGGAGGCGCACGCGCGGATAGCGCGGGGGTTTTGAATGGGTGGCGGCCTCCGCTCGCAACTCGGTCTCTAATCAGCCACGTTGACGGTGGCACATTACCGTACCTTTGCTGCGGCTTTGCCCAGTTTAGATGTGCCCAATCCCGACATTTTTCACGAAAAAGCTTCGGGGAGGGTGGCTGATTTTGTAAATCGACCGCCTGACTTTAACTAGCCTGGCCGAGTCAGATGCTCGGGCGCTGCGCCCTGTCGCGCTCTGCGTGGGTGCACCCCCTGAGCGATGCACTCGACACGGGGGCTTCGGTGGCAAAAGAATTTCACATTGAACCTGCTGAACTTGCCAAACTGGGAAAACATTTCGCCAGCTACGCCTATGACATCGAGAGTGCCCTGAAAGGGTTTAAGGGCAAGACGGACTCCGAGGCGATTCACGATGGATTCGGACTGCTGACCGAGTCCGAGGAGGTCACCTCCGCGTACATCGAACTGTCCGAGAACATGTCGGAATCGCTGGGGAAGCTTCACAAGCACCTCGAGGCTATCGGTGAACTCCTGCGGGAGAATGCGAAAAATAGCGAGAAGTCGGACGAGCACATCGCTGCCGCATTCAAGCAGGGGGAAAAGTGAGCAACGAAGGGGTCGGCGAAGAGATCGTCGAAGCCGGGCTGGAGCTTGTCAATCCTGGTGGCCGACCGGACGTCCTGCGGGCGGCAGCCACGTCCTGGCGCAACATGGGCTCAGAGCTGGAGTCGGCTTTCGACGCACTCGACAAAAAAGTCCAGGCGACGCTCGGTGAGCATTGGAAAGGCGATTCGGCCGATGCCTTCGAACATCACTGGAACGCGCTGAAACAGGGCATCCAGAAGACAGAGCCGACCTTCACCCATGCCGCGAAGGGGCTCGATGACGCCGCCGACTCCATCGAAGAGGTCAATGACGAGATCCACGCGATCTACGTCGAGATCGGTGTCTCGATCGGCGTCGGGGTCGCCCTGTCCTTCGTGACGTTGGGCTTCGGAGGTGCTGCCGCGGCCGCCAACGCGACCCGCCTTGCCGCACAGGCTGCTCGGGTCTCTGCTCGCCTGGCCTCAATGCTTACGCGTATCGCTTCGGCGTTTCGACGTGTCGCTGAACTGGCGAAGGCGCACAGGTTTCTCGCGAATGTGGCCATCAACTGGGCGGGAAATACTGCGGGATCTGTTGCGGGCGCGGCATGGTCGGGTGACGGGGTGAGTGGCGCAGATCTCTGGGAGGCGACCTGGCAGGGTGGGGTGGGTGCGGTCGCGGGGACTGCGCCGGGCCTCGGGGCGGCAAGCAAGGTCACGAAGATGATGACGCGGTCTGGGGCGGACGGCGCGGCGGTGGCAGTCGGCTCGCCGTTCCTCCGCGAAGCGGCGAGCGGAGCGGCCGGCGGTGCCACGGGCAACGTCGTCGGTGGTTGGGCGACCGAGGGCGCCAAGGCCAGGTTCACAGAAGAAGGCACCACCTGGACGGATGTTGCGTGGGGCACCGCCGGTAACCTCGTCGGTGGCGCTATGGGTGGTGCGGCTGTGGCCGGCGCGGGCCGCCTCAACCAGCCGACTGAAGGCTTTCAGGCACCCGAGGGCTTTACGCCGGCGCCTCCGAAGGAAGGGCCCTCCATGTCGATCGACGGCCCTCTGGGCGGGGTCAGCGCCGGCCTGGCAGGCGCCGGTCAGGCAGTGGCACAGGGTGAGGAGGAGCCGGAGAAGAAGGAGCCCGAGGCCAAGACGGCTCCGCAGAATCGCAGCGTGAAGGACACTTTCGGATGACTCGAGCCCGTGTGATCAATGCCTGCCTGACGGCGGCCGGTGCGGGAGTGCTGGCCGCCGTGGTGCGGGTGTTGATGCAGCCCTCCGGGGCGCTGCCGCGTTGGGATCTGCTGGCTTGTCTGTCGCTGGTGGTGGCCGGCCTCGCAGGTGCGCTCGTGTGCCTGCGAGGCGGGCCCGCTCCGGAAGCGGGCCGGGTCGGGACGTCCACGTACTGGTGGCCCGAGCGGAACGACGGGTGGATCGCCGCCGGTTTGATCGTAAGCTTCGTTCCGGTGGGGCTGTTCCTTTATGCGGCCCTCGCGTTCTCTCCGGAGGCCGCGCAGATCATCAAAGCCGGTGGCGGAATTCAGGCTGTATCGGTCCAGAAGGTGATCTCCTCCGAGTACGTCCGGAGAAAGAGTTCCGAGCCGTACGAGGTCGTAGCCCGGGTCGCGGTGCCGTTCGATGCCGGTGCCAGGTCCGAGAAGGCGGAATTCAGGTCGAAACAACCGGTGGAGCGCGGCGACTTGGTGTGGGCGCTCTACGCGCCGTCCTCGGCGGAGCTCGGAGTTCTCGTCGACAGCGATCGCGATGCCCTGGAAGAGAAGGCGGGTGGATCCGCTCATTGGGCCATGGTTGGCCTCGTGCTGTTCGTGATGGTCGTCTCCTTGCTGTGGGCTGTCTTTGTCGGAGGATTTCGCAAGGCGTCCCGGGGGATACGGACTCCGCTCAAGAAGGGTTATTGCCGATCGCTTCCCGTCATGGTGAAGAGTGTGGGTGTGGTGATGGACGGCGCCGCGGATGTCGAGGACGTCACCGCCACCCGGCCGAAACCTCGCGTGAAATTCGAAGGGTACGAGTGGGAACTCCTGCTCGATCCGGTGATCGACCCGCCGCACCTCTCCCGGGAAATCAAGGGAAGTGACGCGAAACTCTACTGGGTGCAATTCGCCGCCAACCGCACTGGGGTGAGGGAAGTGCGCGCGATGCTTGTGCTCGACGGGCAGCGGTGTGTGCAGGGTCTCCTCAGGGTTTCCGGAGAAACAGAGTCTCCTGAGGGTGTCCCCGTACCCGCCGCCGAATCCCTTCCCGAAGGAGACGGCCTGCGGGCGATTCGTACGTACCCGGTCTGGGATCCGAAGCTGCATTCCGAGGGCCTGGGATGGCTGGTGGCGGCGGTGGTCGGGCTCGGAGCCGTCGTCTTCGGCGTCGGACGCTGGGGGGCGGGCATCCTATGTCTCGGCGCGTACGGATGCCTGCTCATCGCGCGGTTCGCCGTGAACGAGAACCGCAGGCAGTACTTGAAGAGCTTCCTGCCGAGCTCCGAGCCCGAAACGGGCCAGTGACCGGCTCTTCCCGCTGAGGCTCACGGCGAGCGTGC includes:
- a CDS encoding type VII secretion target → MHPLSDALDTGASVAKEFHIEPAELAKLGKHFASYAYDIESALKGFKGKTDSEAIHDGFGLLTESEEVTSAYIELSENMSESLGKLHKHLEAIGELLRENAKNSEKSDEHIAAAFKQGEK
- a CDS encoding WXG100 family type VII secretion target, which produces MSNEGVGEEIVEAGLELVNPGGRPDVLRAAATSWRNMGSELESAFDALDKKVQATLGEHWKGDSADAFEHHWNALKQGIQKTEPTFTHAAKGLDDAADSIEEVNDEIHAIYVEIGVSIGVGVALSFVTLGFGGAAAAANATRLAAQAARVSARLASMLTRIASAFRRVAELAKAHRFLANVAINWAGNTAGSVAGAAWSGDGVSGADLWEATWQGGVGAVAGTAPGLGAASKVTKMMTRSGADGAAVAVGSPFLREAASGAAGGATGNVVGGWATEGAKARFTEEGTTWTDVAWGTAGNLVGGAMGGAAVAGAGRLNQPTEGFQAPEGFTPAPPKEGPSMSIDGPLGGVSAGLAGAGQAVAQGEEEPEKKEPEAKTAPQNRSVKDTFG